A window from Gemmatimonadales bacterium encodes these proteins:
- a CDS encoding ABC transporter permease — translation MRRMTRWLLDGYAALVLLYLFLPIFVIVLYSFNKPAGKFNFVWKSFSLDAWRDPFQYQALVEALKLSLRVAALSTAVATLFGTLIALALVRYRFRGSGAVGLLLVLPLTTPEVVLGSSLLTLFLNVNAPTGFTTIVIAHIMFSVSYVALCVRARIRGFDWTLEEAAMDLGAPPFRVFWKVTLPIIAPGVAAAAMLAFALSLDDFIITLFNAGSRVTYPLYVYGARRAAFPPQINVLATAILFVSLVALGATVLWQHRTVRESTSSPIPLA, via the coding sequence ATGAGGCGGATGACCCGGTGGCTGCTCGATGGGTACGCCGCGCTGGTACTGCTCTATCTCTTCCTGCCGATCTTCGTGATCGTGCTCTACAGCTTCAACAAGCCGGCCGGCAAATTCAACTTCGTCTGGAAGTCGTTCTCGCTGGACGCCTGGCGGGACCCGTTCCAGTACCAGGCCCTGGTCGAGGCCTTGAAGCTGAGCCTCCGGGTGGCGGCGCTCTCGACAGCGGTGGCCACTCTGTTCGGCACCCTCATCGCGCTGGCCCTGGTGCGCTACAGGTTCCGCGGCAGCGGCGCCGTGGGCCTGCTGCTGGTGCTGCCGCTCACCACGCCCGAGGTAGTGCTCGGCTCGTCGCTGCTCACCCTGTTCCTCAACGTGAACGCCCCCACCGGGTTCACCACCATCGTGATCGCGCACATCATGTTCTCGGTGAGCTACGTGGCGCTCTGCGTGCGGGCCCGGATCCGGGGCTTCGACTGGACCCTGGAGGAGGCGGCGATGGACCTTGGCGCGCCCCCATTCCGGGTGTTCTGGAAGGTGACGCTGCCGATCATCGCTCCGGGCGTGGCGGCGGCCGCCATGCTCGCGTTCGCGCTCTCGCTGGACGACTTTATCATCACCCTGTTCAATGCCGGCAGCCGCGTCACCTACCCGTTGTACGTGTACGGCGCGCGCCGGGCCGCCTTTCCTCCCCAGATCAACGTGCTCGCCACCGCGATCCTCTTCGTGAGCCTGGTCGCGCTCGGGGCCACCGTGCTGTGGCAACATCGGACGGTGCGGGAGAGCACCAGCTCTCCGATCCCGCTCGCCTGA
- a CDS encoding ABC transporter permease: MAGTAAGGSRRSRLAPYLLIAPGILWLLVFFVVPIVTLAQTSVHVVDAPWWDGYYRALNNYGVHFFRSFRYALIATLLALALGYPLAYVIAFRAGRFKNLLLGLVVLPFFTTFLVRTFAWKTILNDEGPAAWLLRRMHLLAEGGRLLDTTLAVVGGLTYNFLPFMILPIYVSLEKIDRRLVEAAEDLYSTPIGAFRKVVLPLSLPGVFAGSLLTFIPAAGDFINAQLLGSPNQQMIGTIIQNQFLAVRDYPLAAALSFVLMLIITLGVLAYARVLGTEELA, translated from the coding sequence ATGGCGGGCACCGCGGCAGGGGGGTCGAGGCGGAGTCGCCTGGCCCCCTACCTGCTCATCGCGCCGGGCATCCTGTGGCTGCTCGTCTTCTTCGTGGTGCCGATCGTCACCCTGGCGCAGACCTCAGTGCACGTCGTCGACGCACCCTGGTGGGACGGCTACTACCGGGCGCTCAACAACTATGGGGTGCACTTCTTCCGTTCCTTTCGCTACGCCCTGATCGCCACGCTCCTGGCGCTCGCGCTCGGCTATCCGCTGGCCTACGTGATCGCGTTCCGGGCGGGCCGCTTCAAGAACCTGCTGCTGGGTCTGGTGGTGCTGCCGTTCTTCACCACCTTTCTGGTCCGCACCTTCGCCTGGAAGACCATCCTGAACGACGAGGGACCGGCCGCCTGGCTGCTCCGCCGGATGCATCTGCTGGCGGAGGGCGGCCGGCTGCTGGACACAACGTTGGCGGTGGTCGGCGGACTCACGTACAACTTCCTCCCGTTCATGATCCTGCCGATCTACGTCAGCCTGGAGAAGATCGATCGGCGGCTGGTGGAGGCGGCCGAGGACCTGTACTCCACACCGATAGGGGCGTTCCGGAAGGTGGTGCTGCCGCTCTCGCTCCCCGGCGTCTTCGCGGGCAGCCTGCTCACCTTCATTCCGGCCGCGGGTGACTTCATCAACGCCCAACTGCTCGGCAGCCCCAACCAACAGATGATCGGCACCATCATCCAGAACCAGTTTCTGGCCGTCCGGGACTATCCGCTGGCCGCCGCGCTCTCGTTCGTGCTCATGCTGATCATCACCCTCGGCGTGTTGGCATACGCCCGGGTGCTCGGCACCGAGGAGCTGGCATGA
- a CDS encoding spermidine/putrescine ABC transporter substrate-binding protein, translating into MSRRDSDPRDDQLHEFLRQAVTRRGFLARTALGAGGLALGSSFLAACGGGKEGAPAAGAPAAAGGTGGGKTLRISNWPLYIDKQTVPEFEKATGSKVEYTEDINDNDEFFAKIDEPLKRNQSVDRDIIVLTDWMAGRLIRLGYVAPLDDSKFPNKANVVDNVKDVSFDPGRKYSVPWLSGMTGVGYNPKKTGRELTSINDIFDPKFKGQVTMLTEMRDTIGLVMLGMGKDPTKATVADARAAAAKIKKARLGGQIRKFTGNDYAEDLAAGNIAVAIAWSGDIQGLHADNPDLVWLAPKEGAMLYSDNMMIPKTSDRQDLAMAWINYVYDPVHSAQIVAAAPYLSDVKGTGEALAKVAPDLAKSPLVNPPDDLRARLHVFKALDEKEETEFNRIFQDAIGA; encoded by the coding sequence ATGAGCCGTCGAGATTCGGATCCGCGTGATGACCAGCTCCACGAGTTTCTCCGCCAGGCAGTCACCCGCCGAGGCTTCCTGGCACGGACAGCGCTTGGCGCCGGCGGGCTGGCGCTGGGCAGCAGCTTCCTCGCGGCTTGCGGCGGCGGCAAGGAAGGCGCCCCAGCTGCCGGGGCTCCCGCCGCCGCTGGAGGAACCGGCGGCGGCAAGACGCTCCGGATCTCGAACTGGCCGCTGTACATCGACAAGCAGACCGTGCCGGAATTCGAGAAGGCCACCGGCAGCAAGGTGGAGTACACCGAGGACATCAACGACAACGACGAGTTCTTCGCCAAGATCGACGAGCCGCTCAAGCGGAACCAGAGCGTCGACCGCGACATCATCGTCCTGACCGACTGGATGGCCGGCCGATTGATCCGGCTGGGCTATGTCGCGCCGCTGGACGACAGCAAGTTCCCCAACAAGGCCAACGTGGTCGACAACGTGAAGGACGTCAGCTTCGACCCGGGCCGGAAGTACAGCGTGCCGTGGCTTTCGGGGATGACCGGCGTGGGCTACAACCCCAAGAAGACCGGCCGGGAGCTCACCAGCATCAACGACATTTTCGATCCCAAGTTCAAGGGGCAGGTCACCATGCTGACCGAGATGCGGGACACGATCGGTCTGGTGATGCTGGGAATGGGGAAGGACCCGACCAAGGCCACGGTCGCCGATGCGCGGGCCGCCGCCGCCAAGATCAAGAAGGCACGACTGGGTGGTCAGATTCGCAAGTTCACCGGCAACGACTACGCCGAGGACCTGGCGGCGGGGAACATCGCGGTGGCGATCGCCTGGTCGGGAGACATTCAGGGACTGCACGCCGACAACCCGGATCTAGTGTGGCTCGCGCCGAAGGAAGGGGCCATGCTCTATTCGGACAACATGATGATTCCCAAGACGTCGGACCGGCAGGACCTGGCGATGGCCTGGATCAACTACGTGTACGATCCGGTCCACTCGGCCCAGATCGTCGCCGCGGCGCCGTACCTTTCCGACGTGAAGGGCACCGGCGAGGCGCTGGCCAAGGTCGCGCCCGACCTGGCCAAGAGCCCGCTGGTGAATCCGCCCGATGATCTCCGCGCCCGGCTCCACGTCTTCAAGGCGCTGGACGAGAAGGAAGAGACCGAGTTCAACCGTATCTTCCAGGACGCCATCGGAGCCTGA